The Gloeothece verrucosa PCC 7822 genome contains a region encoding:
- a CDS encoding IS630 family transposase codes for MSSPPLRVFLTQKQEKILFELNRNQNIPIRTKDRALILRLSSQGWKVKKIAMFLLCSTVTVRKTIHRWNKKGLMGLWDKPRPGRNPTWNPENFEKIEELLSDEQCTYNSGKIQQKLLTEQQVSLSKRQIRRILKKKEYLWKRTRQSTKSKQDKELKAVKSADLDMLELAEAVGEICLKYLDESGFVLWSPVGYSWIKKAIQKKMEQTPKRGKRISICGLLELEKSFDYALVLGGVKKHSYIEIMNWEAEKANQRLLETGQITVVVQDNGSSHTAKIVREKHLCWEKQGLYIFFLPKYCSEMNRIENEWLRLKTDEIAGEMFEDEYDLAMAVIEVVENRAAKKGYVTNRYRFPSKLS; via the coding sequence ATGTCATCTCCTCCATTAAGAGTATTTTTAACCCAAAAACAAGAAAAAATATTATTTGAATTAAATAGAAACCAGAACATTCCCATAAGAACGAAAGATAGGGCACTAATTTTACGATTATCCTCTCAAGGGTGGAAAGTAAAAAAAATTGCTATGTTTCTCCTTTGTTCAACAGTTACAGTCAGAAAAACTATTCATAGATGGAATAAAAAAGGCTTGATGGGATTATGGGATAAGCCCCGTCCAGGGAGAAATCCAACCTGGAACCCTGAAAATTTTGAAAAAATAGAAGAGTTACTAAGCGATGAGCAATGTACTTATAATAGCGGAAAAATACAACAAAAATTATTGACTGAGCAACAAGTTTCTTTAAGTAAGCGACAAATTCGCAGAATATTAAAAAAAAAAGAATATCTGTGGAAAAGAACAAGACAGTCAACTAAAAGCAAACAAGATAAAGAATTAAAAGCGGTCAAAAGTGCCGATTTAGATATGCTAGAATTGGCAGAAGCAGTAGGCGAAATTTGTTTAAAATATTTAGATGAGTCAGGTTTTGTTCTCTGGAGTCCAGTAGGATATAGCTGGATTAAAAAAGCAATACAAAAAAAAATGGAACAGACACCTAAACGAGGAAAAAGAATTAGCATTTGTGGATTATTAGAATTAGAAAAAAGCTTTGATTATGCTTTGGTGTTAGGTGGGGTAAAAAAGCATTCTTATATAGAAATAATGAATTGGGAAGCAGAAAAAGCTAATCAAAGATTATTAGAAACTGGACAAATAACAGTAGTTGTTCAAGATAATGGTTCTAGCCATACAGCTAAAATTGTTAGAGAAAAACATCTCTGTTGGGAAAAACAAGGCTTGTATATCTTTTTTTTGCCTAAATATTGCTCAGAAATGAACCGAATAGAAAATGAATGGCTGAGACTCAAAACCGATGAAATAGCTGGAGAAATGTTTGAAGACGAATATGATTTGGCAATGGCTGTCATTGAAGTCGTAGAAAATAGAGCAGCAAAAAAAGGATATGTAACAAACCGTTACCGATTTCCTTCAAAACTATCTTAA
- a CDS encoding helix-turn-helix domain-containing protein, whose protein sequence is MSQSNSRVSATESGLKKLKASQRTKDGKHLAYERIAELSNMSRSSVNRFLNGKRVFIDIATEITKVLGLELTEIIGEDENTNSPQKIVIEYQTCQTMLEERKRLTLNPLTSKDGITFNYLDMYVPLGLLERRGQGQEKQNGDVSPEQGSSLYKVSTYEVTQKFENEEFFTEVLGKGNSPQSQGRRIAIIGEPGAGKTTQLQKIADWVFQTRDQEAAIWVSLADFQGRTLEEYLLEVWLKEALKVGRVTEAMEDGLVELFDGGKVWLLLDGVDEMGVNNPLYAINSQIRGWIASAHVVLTCRLNVWDAGKNYLDGFDVYKNLNFSEFQRDEFIDKWFVKSPDLGNSLKTELLKSKKERIRDLIKNPLRLSLLCYAWHRRKGELPETKAALYQWFVDAFYQWKDEYFSTNSKQRKKLNKALGKLAKVSIDQPCSRFRITQSQLVQVLGEIDKPSCKLAIDIGWLNQVSTWT, encoded by the coding sequence ATGAGTCAATCAAATAGTCGGGTTAGTGCTACAGAATCAGGATTAAAAAAGCTTAAAGCCTCTCAACGGACAAAAGACGGTAAACACTTGGCTTATGAACGTATTGCCGAGTTATCTAATATGTCTCGCAGTAGTGTGAACAGATTTTTGAATGGAAAACGAGTCTTTATAGATATAGCGACGGAGATCACAAAAGTCTTAGGTTTAGAGTTAACCGAGATTATCGGAGAAGATGAGAATACAAACTCGCCTCAGAAAATAGTCATTGAGTATCAAACTTGTCAAACAATGTTGGAAGAGAGAAAACGTTTAACTCTTAATCCTCTAACCAGTAAAGACGGAATAACGTTTAATTATTTAGATATGTATGTTCCTTTGGGATTACTAGAAAGAAGAGGGCAAGGGCAGGAAAAACAGAACGGGGATGTATCTCCTGAACAAGGTTCGAGTTTATATAAAGTTTCAACCTATGAAGTAACCCAGAAATTTGAGAATGAAGAGTTTTTTACAGAAGTTTTAGGAAAGGGTAATAGTCCTCAAAGTCAAGGACGGCGAATCGCTATTATTGGCGAACCCGGTGCTGGAAAAACCACCCAGTTACAAAAAATAGCTGATTGGGTATTTCAAACAAGAGATCAAGAAGCGGCTATTTGGGTATCATTGGCAGATTTCCAGGGAAGAACTTTAGAAGAGTATCTATTAGAAGTATGGCTAAAAGAAGCCTTAAAAGTAGGGCGAGTTACTGAAGCGATGGAAGACGGGTTAGTAGAGTTATTTGATGGGGGTAAGGTCTGGTTATTATTGGATGGGGTGGATGAAATGGGAGTAAATAACCCTCTATATGCAATTAATTCTCAAATTAGGGGATGGATTGCATCAGCGCATGTGGTATTAACTTGTCGGTTGAATGTATGGGATGCAGGGAAAAATTATCTTGACGGGTTTGATGTTTATAAAAATTTAAATTTTTCTGAGTTTCAAAGGGATGAGTTTATTGATAAGTGGTTTGTTAAATCACCCGATTTAGGGAATAGTCTAAAAACGGAATTACTGAAATCTAAAAAAGAACGGATTAGAGATTTAATTAAAAATCCTCTACGGTTATCTTTATTATGTTATGCGTGGCACAGACGAAAGGGAGAGTTACCAGAAACAAAAGCCGCGCTTTATCAGTGGTTTGTGGATGCCTTTTATCAATGGAAGGATGAATATTTTTCCACAAATTCAAAGCAACGAAAAAAATTAAATAAAGCTTTAGGAAAATTAGCCAAAGTTTCGATAGATCAGCCGTGTTCTCGCTTTCGTATAACTCAGTCTCAACTTGTTCAGGTACTTGGGGAAATTGATAAACCCTCGTGTAAGTTAGCAATAGATATCGGATGGTTAAATCAGGTAAGTACCTGGACATAA